A region of Homo sapiens chromosome 17, GRCh38.p14 Primary Assembly DNA encodes the following proteins:
- the WDR81 gene encoding WD repeat-containing protein 81 isoform X2 codes for MAQGSGGREGALRTPAGGWHSPPSPDMQELLRSVERDLSIDPRQLAPAPGGTHVVALVPARWLASLRDRRLPLGPCPRAEGLGEAEVRTLLQRSVQRLPAGWTRVEVHGLRKRRLSYPLGGGLPFEDGSCGPETLTRFMQEVAAQNYRNLWRHAYHTYGQPYSHSPAPSAVPALDSVRQALQRVYGCSFLPVGETTQCPSYAREGPCPPRGSPACPSLLRAEALLESPEMLYVVHPYVQFSLHDVVTFSPAKLTNSQAKVLFILFRVLRAMDACHRQGLACGALSLYHIAVDEKLCSELRLDLSAYERPEEDENEEAPVARDEAGIVSQEEQGGQPGQPTGQEELRSLVLDWVHGRISNFHYLMQLNRLAGRRQGDPNYHPVLPWVVDFTTPHGRFRDLRKSKFRLNKGDKQLDFTYEMTRQAFVAGGAGGGEPPHVPHHISDVLSDITYYVYKARRTPRSVLCGHVRAQWEPHEYPASMERMQNWTPDECIPEFYTDPSIFRSIHPDMPDLDVPAWCSSSQEFVAAHRALLESREVSRDLHHWIDLTFGYKLQGKEAVKEKNVCLHLVDAHTHLASYGVVQLFDQPHPQRLAGAPALAPEPPLIPKLLVQTIQETTGREDFTENPGQLPNGVGRPVLEATPCEASWTRDRPVAGEDDLEQATEALDSISLAGKAGDQLGSSSQASPGLLSFSVASASRPGRRNKAAGADPGEGEEGRILLPEGFNPMQALEELEKTGNFLAKGLGGLLEVPEQPRVQPAVPLQCLLHRDMQALGVLLAEMVFATRVRTLQPDAPLWVRFQAVRGLCTRHPKEVPVSLQPVLDTLLQMSGPEVPMGAERGKLDQLFEYRPVSQGLPPPCPSQLLSPFSSVVPFPPYFPALHRFILLYQARRVEDEAQGRELVFALWQQLGAVLKDITPEGLEILLPFVLSLMSEEHTAVYTAWYLFEPVAKALGPKNANKYLLKPLIGAYESPCQLHGRFYLYTDCFVAQLMVRLGLQAFLTHLLPHVLQVLAGAEASQEESKDLAGAAEEEESGLPGAGPGSCAFGEEIPMDGEPPASSGLGLPDYTSGVSFHDQADLPETEDFQAGLYVTESPQPQEAEAVSLGRLSDKSSTSETSLGEERAPDEGGAPVDKSSLRSGDSSQDLKQSEGSEEEEEEEDSCVVLEEEEGEQEEVTGASELTLSDTVLSMETVVAGGSGGDGEEEEEALPEQSEGKEQKILLDTACKMVRWLSAKLGPTVASRHVARNLLRLLTSCYVGPTRQQFTVSSGESPPLSAGNIYQKRPVLGDIVSGPVLSCLLHIARLYGEPVLTYQYLPYISYLVAPGSASGPSRLNSRKEAGLLAAVTLTQKIIVYLSDTTLMDILPRISHEVLLPVLSFLTSLVTGFPSGAQARTILCVKTISLIALICLRIGQEMVQQHLSEPVATFFQVFSQLHELRQQDLKLDPAGRGEGQLPQVVFSDGQQRPVDPALLDELQKVFTLEMAYTIYVPFSCLLGDIIRKIIPNHELVGELAALYLESISPSSRNPASVEPTMPGTGPEWDPHGGGCPQDDGHSGTFGSVLVGNRIQIPNDSRPENPGPLGPISGVGGGGLGSGSDDNALKQELPRSVHGLSGNWLAYWQYEIGVSQQDAHFHFHQIRLQSFPGHSGAVKCVAPLSSEDFFLSGSKDRTVRLWPLYNYGDGTSETAPRLVYTQHRKSVFFVGQLEAPQHVVSCDGAVHVWDPFTGERAQGRPFAQWSRWTAGCP; via the exons ATGGCCCAGGGCAGCGGGGGGCGGGAAGGCGCTCTCAGAACCCCGGCCGGGGGCTGGCATTCCCCGCCAAGCCCAGACATGCAGGAGCTGCTCCGGAGCGTGGAGAGGGACCTGAGCATCGATCCCAGGCAGCTGGCTCCGGCCCCGGGGGGCACCCACGTGGTGGCCCTAGTGCCTGCGCGCTGGCTGGCCAGCCTCCGCGATCGCCGGCTGCCCCTGGGACCCTGTCCCCGCGCAGAGGGCCTGGGAGAAGCGGAAGTCAGGACTCTCCTGCAGCGCTCTGTGCAAAGGCTGCCTGCCGGCTGGACGCGCGTGGAGGTGCATGGGCTGCGGAAGCGGAGACTGTCCTACCCTCTGGGCGGGGGCCTGCCCTTTGAGGACGGGTCCTGCGGCCCTGAGACCCTCACTCGCTTCATGCAGGAGGTTGCCGCCCAGAATTATCGCAACCTGTGGCGCCATGCATACCACACTTACGGCCAGCCGTACAGTCACAGCCCTGCCCCCTCAGCTGTCCCTGCCTTGGACTCAGTACGGCAGGCTCTGCAGAGGGTCTATGGTTGCTCCTTCCTGCCAGTGGGTGAAACTACCCAATGCCCTTCATATGCCAGAGAAGGCCCCTGCCCCCCTCGGGGCAGCCCTGCTTGCCCTAGTCTTTTACGGGCTGAGGCCTTGCTGGAGTCGCCGGAGATGCTGTATGTGGTACACCCTTACGTACAGTTCTCCCTACATGACGTGGTCACCTTCAGCCCTGCCAAGCTGACCAACAGCCAGGCCAAGGTGCTGTTCATTCTCTTCCGCGTGCTGAGGGCTATGGACGCCTGTCACCGCCAGGGGCTGGCGTGTGGGGCCCTGTCTTTGTATCACATCGCAGTGGATGAGAAGCTTTGCAGCGAGCTGCGACTGGACCTGAGTGCTTATGAGAGGCCCGAGGAGGACGAGAATGAGGAGGCCCCTGTGGCAAGGGATGAGGCGGGCATTGTGTCTCAAGAGGAGCAGGGAGGGCAACCTGGGCAACCCACTGGCCAGGAGGAACTTCGGAGCCTCGTGCTAGATTGGGTCCACGGCCGCATCAGCAACTTCCACTACCTCATGCAGCTGAATCGGTTGGCAGGTCGGCGGCAGGGGGACCCCAACTACCACCCCGTGCTGCCCTGGGTGGTGGACTTCACTACGCCCCATGGGCGCTTCCGAGACCTGCGCAAGTCCAAGTTCCGCCTCAACAAGGGGGATAAGCAACTGGACTTCACGTATGAGATGACACGGCAGGCATTCGTAGCAGGCGGGGCGGGCGGCGGGGAACCCCCTCATGTTCCCCACCACATCTCAGACGTGCTCTCCGACATCACGTACTATGTGTACAAGGCTCGGCGCACGCCTCGGTCGGTGCTCTGCGGACACGTCCGCGCGCAGTGGGAGCCCCATGAGTATCCGGCCAGCATGGAGCGGATGCAGAACTGGACCCCGGATGAGTGCATTCCGGAGTTCTACACCGATCCCTCTATCTTCCGCTCCATCCACCCCGACATGCCTGACCTGGATGTGCCAGCCTGGTGCAGCTCCAGCCAGGAGTTCGTAGCTGCCCACCGAGCCCTGCTGGAGAGCCGCGAGGTATCCCGGGACCTGCACCATTGGATCGACCTCACGTTTGGCTATAAACTCCAGGGTAAGGAGGCTgtcaaggaaaagaatgtgtgtcTGCACCTGGTGGACGCCCACACTCACCTGGCCAGCTACGGGGTGGTGCAGCTCTTCGATCAGCCACACCCCCAGCGCCTGGCTGGGGCTCCTGCCCTTGCCCCCGAGCCTCCCCTCATCCCCAAGCTGTTGGTCCAGACCATCCAGGAGACCACAGGCCGGGAGGACTTCACGGAAAACCCGGGACAGCTTCCAAATGGAGTGGGCCGGCCAGTTTTAGAGGCCACTCCCTGTGAGGCTAGCTGGACCAGAGACAGGCCGGTGGCAGGAGAAGACGACTTGGAACAGGCCACAGAAGCTCTGGATTCCATTTCCCTTGCTGGGAAAGCAGGTGACCAGCTGGGCTCCTCCAGTCAAGCGTCCCCTGgacttctctctttctcagtggcctcagcctcccgtccAGGCCGCAGGAATAAAGCTGCTGGGGCAGACcctggggagggtgaggaggggaggATTCTTCTTCCCGAGGGCTTCAATCCCATGCAGGCCCTGGAGGAGCTGGAGAAAACGGGCAACTTCTTGGCCAAAGGCCTAGGGGGCCTGTTGGAGGTGCCTGAGCAGCCCCGGGTCCAGCCGGCTGTGCCACTGCAGTGCCTACTCCACAGGGACATGCAGGCGCTGGGTGTCCTATTGGCAGAGATGGTGTTTGCCACCAGGGTGCGGACGCTGCAGCCCGATGCACCTTTGTGGGTACGCTTCCAGGCTGTCCGAGGGCTCTGCACGCGCCACCCCAAGGAGGTCCCTGTGTCTTTGCAGCCCGTGCTGGACACACTCCTGCAGATGAGTGGCCCCGAAGTCCCCATGGGAGCAGAGAGGGGCAAGCTGGACCAACTGTTTGAGTACAGGCCTGTCTCCCAGggcctgcccccaccctgcccaaGCCAGCTTCTCAGCCCCTTCAGCTCCGTGGTTCCCTTCCCACCCTACTTCCCGGCACTGCACAGATTCATCCTCCTGTACCAGGCAAGGCGTGTGGAGGACGAGGCCCAGGGGCGCGAGCTGGTGTTTGCTCTGTGGCAGCAGCTGGGCGCGGTGCTGAAGGACATCACCCCTGAGGGCCTGGAGATCCTGCTGCCCTTCGTGCTCTCACTCATGTCCGAGGAGCACACAGCTGTGTACACGGCCTGGTATCTGTTTGAGCCTGTTGCCAAGGCACTGGGCCCCAAAAATGCCAATAAGTACCTCCTGAAGCCGCTCATTGGTGCCTACGAGAGCCCCTGCCAGCTACACGGCCGCTTCTACCTGTACACGGACTGCTTTGTGGCCCAGCTGATGGTGCGGCTGGGCCTGCAGGCATTTCTCACTCACCTGCTGCCCCATGTCCTGCAGGTGCTGGCGGGCGCAGAGGCCTCCCAGGAGGAGAGCAAGGACCTGGCAGGGGctgctgaggaggaggagagcgGGCTGCCCGGGGCCGGGCCTGGCTCCTGTGCTTTTGGGGAGGAGATTCCCATGGATGGGGAGCCTCCTGCCTCCTCGGGCCTGGGGCTCCCAGACTACACGTCTGGCGTCAGCTTCCACGACCAGGCTGACCTCCCTGAGACAGAGGACTTCCAAGCCGGGCTCTATGTGACTGAGTCTCCCcagccccaggaggctgaggctgtgagCCTGGGCCGGCTGAGTGACAAGAGCAGCACCAGCGAGACCTCCCTGGGTGAGGAGCGGGCTCCAGACGAGGGGGGTGCCCCCGTGGACAAGAGCAGCCTTCGATCAGGTGACAGCAGCCAGGACTTGAAGCAAAGCGAGGGCTccgaggaggaagaggaggaggaggacagctGCGTGGTgctagaggaggaggagggggagcaggaggaggtcaCCGGGGCATCTGAGCTCACTCTGTCTGACACGGTGCTGTCCATGGAGACGGTTGTGGCCGGCGGCAGTGGGGGAGatggagaagaagaggaggaggcactGCCTGAGCAGTCAGAAGGCAAAGAACAGAAGATCCTCCTTG ATACAGCCTGCAAGATGGTCCGCTGGCTGTCTGCCAAGCTCGGCCCCACAGTGGCCTCTCGCCACGTGGCCCGGAACCTGCTCCGCCTGCTGACGTCTTGTTATGTTG GACCCACTCGGCAGCAGTTCACAGTGAGCAGTGGCGAGAGCCCACCGCTGAGCGCCGGCAACATCTACCAGAAGAGGCCGGTCCTGGGCGACATCGTGTCAGGGCCTGTGCTCAGCTGCCTCCTCCACATCGCCCGCCTGTATGGGGAGCCTGTCCTCACCTACCAGTACCTGCCCTACATCAGCTACCTG GTGGCCCCAGGGAGTGCCTCAGGCCCCAGCCGACTGAACAGCCGTAAGGAGGCGGGGCTGCTGGCCGCGGTGACGCTGACTCAGAAGATCATCGTGTACCTCTCAGACACCACACTCATGGACATCCTGCCCCGGATCAGCCATGAGGTCCTGCTGCCCGtgctcagcttcctcacctccctcGTCACGGG GTTCCCAAGTGGGGCCCAGGCTCGGACCATCCTGTGTGTGAAAACCATCAGCCTCATCGCCCTCATCTGCCTGCGCATTGGACAGGAGATGGTCCAGCAGCACCTGAGCGAGCCCGTGGCCACCTTTTTCCAGGTCTTCTCTCAGCTGCATGAGCTTCGGCAACAG GATCTGAAGCTGGACCCTGCGGGCCGTGGTGAGGGCCAGCTGCCACAGGTGGTCTTCTCTGATGGGCAGCAGCGGCCCGTGGACCCCGCCCTGCTGGACGAGCTGCAGAAGGTGTTCACCCTGGAGATGGCATACACAATCTACgtgcccttctcctgcctgttGG GTGACATCATCCGGAAAATCATCCCCAACCACGAGCTGGTTGGGGAGCTGGCGGCGCTGTACTTGGAGAGCATCAGCCCCAGCAGTCGCAACCCTGCCAGCGTGgagcccaccatgcccggcaccgGGCCCGAGTGGGACCCCCATGGTGGGGGCTGCCCTCAGGATGACGGCCACTCAGGGACCTTTGGGAGCGTCCTGGTGGGGAACCGCATTCAGATCCCCAATGACTCTCGGCCTGAGAACCCCGGACCACTGGGCCCCATCTCGGGGGTGGGTGGCGGGGGCCTGGGCAGCGGGAGCGACGACAACGCCCTGAAGCAGGAGCTGCCGCGGAGCGTGCACGGGCTGAGCGGAAACTGGCTGGCGTACTGGCAGTACGAGATCGGCGTGAGCCAgcaggatgcccactttcacttcCACCAGATCCGCCTGCAGAGCTTCCCGGGCCACTCGGGGGCCGTCAAGTGCGTGGCACCCCTAAGCAGCGAGGACTTCTTCCTGAGCGGCAGCAAGGATCGTACCGTGCGCCTCTGGCCGCTGTACAACTACGGCGACGGGACCAGCGAGACGGCCCCACGCCTCGTCTACACCCAGCACCGCAAGAGCGTCTTCTTCGTGGGCCAGCTTGAGGCCCCGCAGCACGTGGTGAGCTGTGACGGGGCTGTGCACGTCTGGGACCCCTTCACAGGTGAGCGGGCCCAG
- the WDR81 gene encoding WD repeat-containing protein 81 isoform X1, producing the protein MAQGSGGREGALRTPAGGWHSPPSPDMQELLRSVERDLSIDPRQLAPAPGGTHVVALVPARWLASLRDRRLPLGPCPRAEGLGEAEVRTLLQRSVQRLPAGWTRVEVHGLRKRRLSYPLGGGLPFEDGSCGPETLTRFMQEVAAQNYRNLWRHAYHTYGQPYSHSPAPSAVPALDSVRQALQRVYGCSFLPVGETTQCPSYAREGPCPPRGSPACPSLLRAEALLESPEMLYVVHPYVQFSLHDVVTFSPAKLTNSQAKVLFILFRVLRAMDACHRQGLACGALSLYHIAVDEKLCSELRLDLSAYERPEEDENEEAPVARDEAGIVSQEEQGGQPGQPTGQEELRSLVLDWVHGRISNFHYLMQLNRLAGRRQGDPNYHPVLPWVVDFTTPHGRFRDLRKSKFRLNKGDKQLDFTYEMTRQAFVAGGAGGGEPPHVPHHISDVLSDITYYVYKARRTPRSVLCGHVRAQWEPHEYPASMERMQNWTPDECIPEFYTDPSIFRSIHPDMPDLDVPAWCSSSQEFVAAHRALLESREVSRDLHHWIDLTFGYKLQGKEAVKEKNVCLHLVDAHTHLASYGVVQLFDQPHPQRLAGAPALAPEPPLIPKLLVQTIQETTGREDFTENPGQLPNGVGRPVLEATPCEASWTRDRPVAGEDDLEQATEALDSISLAGKAGDQLGSSSQASPGLLSFSVASASRPGRRNKAAGADPGEGEEGRILLPEGFNPMQALEELEKTGNFLAKGLGGLLEVPEQPRVQPAVPLQCLLHRDMQALGVLLAEMVFATRVRTLQPDAPLWVRFQAVRGLCTRHPKEVPVSLQPVLDTLLQMSGPEVPMGAERGKLDQLFEYRPVSQGLPPPCPSQLLSPFSSVVPFPPYFPALHRFILLYQARRVEDEAQGRELVFALWQQLGAVLKDITPEGLEILLPFVLSLMSEEHTAVYTAWYLFEPVAKALGPKNANKYLLKPLIGAYESPCQLHGRFYLYTDCFVAQLMVRLGLQAFLTHLLPHVLQVLAGAEASQEESKDLAGAAEEEESGLPGAGPGSCAFGEEIPMDGEPPASSGLGLPDYTSGVSFHDQADLPETEDFQAGLYVTESPQPQEAEAVSLGRLSDKSSTSETSLGEERAPDEGGAPVDKSSLRSGDSSQDLKQSEGSEEEEEEEDSCVVLEEEEGEQEEVTGASELTLSDTVLSMETVVAGGSGGDGEEEEEALPEQSEGKEQKILLDTACKMVRWLSAKLGPTVASRHVARNLLRLLTSCYVGPTRQQFTVSSGESPPLSAGNIYQKRPVLGDIVSGPVLSCLLHIARLYGEPVLTYQYLPYISYLVAPGSASGPSRLNSRKEAGLLAAVTLTQKIIVYLSDTTLMDILPRISHEVLLPVLSFLTSLVTGFPSGAQARTILCVKTISLIALICLRIGQEMVQQHLSEPVATFFQVFSQLHELRQQDLKLDPAGRGEGQLPQVVFSDGQQRPVDPALLDELQKVFTLEMAYTIYVPFSCLLGDIIRKIIPNHELVGELAALYLESISPSSRNPASVEPTMPGTGPEWDPHGGGCPQDDGHSGTFGSVLVGNRIQIPNDSRPENPGPLGPISGVGGGGLGSGSDDNALKQELPRSVHGLSGNWLAYWQYEIGVSQQDAHFHFHQIRLQSFPGHSGAVKCVAPLSSEDFFLSGSKDRTVRLWPLYNYGDGTSETAPRLVYTQHRKSVFFVGQLEAPQHVVSCDGAVHVWDPFTGKTLRTVEPLDSRVPLTAVAVMPAPHTSITMASSDSTLRFVDCRKPGLQASWCSWTPAQAWFCEAGQPTRGTFCRSRRWRAASWSAPPLTIP; encoded by the exons ATGGCCCAGGGCAGCGGGGGGCGGGAAGGCGCTCTCAGAACCCCGGCCGGGGGCTGGCATTCCCCGCCAAGCCCAGACATGCAGGAGCTGCTCCGGAGCGTGGAGAGGGACCTGAGCATCGATCCCAGGCAGCTGGCTCCGGCCCCGGGGGGCACCCACGTGGTGGCCCTAGTGCCTGCGCGCTGGCTGGCCAGCCTCCGCGATCGCCGGCTGCCCCTGGGACCCTGTCCCCGCGCAGAGGGCCTGGGAGAAGCGGAAGTCAGGACTCTCCTGCAGCGCTCTGTGCAAAGGCTGCCTGCCGGCTGGACGCGCGTGGAGGTGCATGGGCTGCGGAAGCGGAGACTGTCCTACCCTCTGGGCGGGGGCCTGCCCTTTGAGGACGGGTCCTGCGGCCCTGAGACCCTCACTCGCTTCATGCAGGAGGTTGCCGCCCAGAATTATCGCAACCTGTGGCGCCATGCATACCACACTTACGGCCAGCCGTACAGTCACAGCCCTGCCCCCTCAGCTGTCCCTGCCTTGGACTCAGTACGGCAGGCTCTGCAGAGGGTCTATGGTTGCTCCTTCCTGCCAGTGGGTGAAACTACCCAATGCCCTTCATATGCCAGAGAAGGCCCCTGCCCCCCTCGGGGCAGCCCTGCTTGCCCTAGTCTTTTACGGGCTGAGGCCTTGCTGGAGTCGCCGGAGATGCTGTATGTGGTACACCCTTACGTACAGTTCTCCCTACATGACGTGGTCACCTTCAGCCCTGCCAAGCTGACCAACAGCCAGGCCAAGGTGCTGTTCATTCTCTTCCGCGTGCTGAGGGCTATGGACGCCTGTCACCGCCAGGGGCTGGCGTGTGGGGCCCTGTCTTTGTATCACATCGCAGTGGATGAGAAGCTTTGCAGCGAGCTGCGACTGGACCTGAGTGCTTATGAGAGGCCCGAGGAGGACGAGAATGAGGAGGCCCCTGTGGCAAGGGATGAGGCGGGCATTGTGTCTCAAGAGGAGCAGGGAGGGCAACCTGGGCAACCCACTGGCCAGGAGGAACTTCGGAGCCTCGTGCTAGATTGGGTCCACGGCCGCATCAGCAACTTCCACTACCTCATGCAGCTGAATCGGTTGGCAGGTCGGCGGCAGGGGGACCCCAACTACCACCCCGTGCTGCCCTGGGTGGTGGACTTCACTACGCCCCATGGGCGCTTCCGAGACCTGCGCAAGTCCAAGTTCCGCCTCAACAAGGGGGATAAGCAACTGGACTTCACGTATGAGATGACACGGCAGGCATTCGTAGCAGGCGGGGCGGGCGGCGGGGAACCCCCTCATGTTCCCCACCACATCTCAGACGTGCTCTCCGACATCACGTACTATGTGTACAAGGCTCGGCGCACGCCTCGGTCGGTGCTCTGCGGACACGTCCGCGCGCAGTGGGAGCCCCATGAGTATCCGGCCAGCATGGAGCGGATGCAGAACTGGACCCCGGATGAGTGCATTCCGGAGTTCTACACCGATCCCTCTATCTTCCGCTCCATCCACCCCGACATGCCTGACCTGGATGTGCCAGCCTGGTGCAGCTCCAGCCAGGAGTTCGTAGCTGCCCACCGAGCCCTGCTGGAGAGCCGCGAGGTATCCCGGGACCTGCACCATTGGATCGACCTCACGTTTGGCTATAAACTCCAGGGTAAGGAGGCTgtcaaggaaaagaatgtgtgtcTGCACCTGGTGGACGCCCACACTCACCTGGCCAGCTACGGGGTGGTGCAGCTCTTCGATCAGCCACACCCCCAGCGCCTGGCTGGGGCTCCTGCCCTTGCCCCCGAGCCTCCCCTCATCCCCAAGCTGTTGGTCCAGACCATCCAGGAGACCACAGGCCGGGAGGACTTCACGGAAAACCCGGGACAGCTTCCAAATGGAGTGGGCCGGCCAGTTTTAGAGGCCACTCCCTGTGAGGCTAGCTGGACCAGAGACAGGCCGGTGGCAGGAGAAGACGACTTGGAACAGGCCACAGAAGCTCTGGATTCCATTTCCCTTGCTGGGAAAGCAGGTGACCAGCTGGGCTCCTCCAGTCAAGCGTCCCCTGgacttctctctttctcagtggcctcagcctcccgtccAGGCCGCAGGAATAAAGCTGCTGGGGCAGACcctggggagggtgaggaggggaggATTCTTCTTCCCGAGGGCTTCAATCCCATGCAGGCCCTGGAGGAGCTGGAGAAAACGGGCAACTTCTTGGCCAAAGGCCTAGGGGGCCTGTTGGAGGTGCCTGAGCAGCCCCGGGTCCAGCCGGCTGTGCCACTGCAGTGCCTACTCCACAGGGACATGCAGGCGCTGGGTGTCCTATTGGCAGAGATGGTGTTTGCCACCAGGGTGCGGACGCTGCAGCCCGATGCACCTTTGTGGGTACGCTTCCAGGCTGTCCGAGGGCTCTGCACGCGCCACCCCAAGGAGGTCCCTGTGTCTTTGCAGCCCGTGCTGGACACACTCCTGCAGATGAGTGGCCCCGAAGTCCCCATGGGAGCAGAGAGGGGCAAGCTGGACCAACTGTTTGAGTACAGGCCTGTCTCCCAGggcctgcccccaccctgcccaaGCCAGCTTCTCAGCCCCTTCAGCTCCGTGGTTCCCTTCCCACCCTACTTCCCGGCACTGCACAGATTCATCCTCCTGTACCAGGCAAGGCGTGTGGAGGACGAGGCCCAGGGGCGCGAGCTGGTGTTTGCTCTGTGGCAGCAGCTGGGCGCGGTGCTGAAGGACATCACCCCTGAGGGCCTGGAGATCCTGCTGCCCTTCGTGCTCTCACTCATGTCCGAGGAGCACACAGCTGTGTACACGGCCTGGTATCTGTTTGAGCCTGTTGCCAAGGCACTGGGCCCCAAAAATGCCAATAAGTACCTCCTGAAGCCGCTCATTGGTGCCTACGAGAGCCCCTGCCAGCTACACGGCCGCTTCTACCTGTACACGGACTGCTTTGTGGCCCAGCTGATGGTGCGGCTGGGCCTGCAGGCATTTCTCACTCACCTGCTGCCCCATGTCCTGCAGGTGCTGGCGGGCGCAGAGGCCTCCCAGGAGGAGAGCAAGGACCTGGCAGGGGctgctgaggaggaggagagcgGGCTGCCCGGGGCCGGGCCTGGCTCCTGTGCTTTTGGGGAGGAGATTCCCATGGATGGGGAGCCTCCTGCCTCCTCGGGCCTGGGGCTCCCAGACTACACGTCTGGCGTCAGCTTCCACGACCAGGCTGACCTCCCTGAGACAGAGGACTTCCAAGCCGGGCTCTATGTGACTGAGTCTCCCcagccccaggaggctgaggctgtgagCCTGGGCCGGCTGAGTGACAAGAGCAGCACCAGCGAGACCTCCCTGGGTGAGGAGCGGGCTCCAGACGAGGGGGGTGCCCCCGTGGACAAGAGCAGCCTTCGATCAGGTGACAGCAGCCAGGACTTGAAGCAAAGCGAGGGCTccgaggaggaagaggaggaggaggacagctGCGTGGTgctagaggaggaggagggggagcaggaggaggtcaCCGGGGCATCTGAGCTCACTCTGTCTGACACGGTGCTGTCCATGGAGACGGTTGTGGCCGGCGGCAGTGGGGGAGatggagaagaagaggaggaggcactGCCTGAGCAGTCAGAAGGCAAAGAACAGAAGATCCTCCTTG ATACAGCCTGCAAGATGGTCCGCTGGCTGTCTGCCAAGCTCGGCCCCACAGTGGCCTCTCGCCACGTGGCCCGGAACCTGCTCCGCCTGCTGACGTCTTGTTATGTTG GACCCACTCGGCAGCAGTTCACAGTGAGCAGTGGCGAGAGCCCACCGCTGAGCGCCGGCAACATCTACCAGAAGAGGCCGGTCCTGGGCGACATCGTGTCAGGGCCTGTGCTCAGCTGCCTCCTCCACATCGCCCGCCTGTATGGGGAGCCTGTCCTCACCTACCAGTACCTGCCCTACATCAGCTACCTG GTGGCCCCAGGGAGTGCCTCAGGCCCCAGCCGACTGAACAGCCGTAAGGAGGCGGGGCTGCTGGCCGCGGTGACGCTGACTCAGAAGATCATCGTGTACCTCTCAGACACCACACTCATGGACATCCTGCCCCGGATCAGCCATGAGGTCCTGCTGCCCGtgctcagcttcctcacctccctcGTCACGGG GTTCCCAAGTGGGGCCCAGGCTCGGACCATCCTGTGTGTGAAAACCATCAGCCTCATCGCCCTCATCTGCCTGCGCATTGGACAGGAGATGGTCCAGCAGCACCTGAGCGAGCCCGTGGCCACCTTTTTCCAGGTCTTCTCTCAGCTGCATGAGCTTCGGCAACAG GATCTGAAGCTGGACCCTGCGGGCCGTGGTGAGGGCCAGCTGCCACAGGTGGTCTTCTCTGATGGGCAGCAGCGGCCCGTGGACCCCGCCCTGCTGGACGAGCTGCAGAAGGTGTTCACCCTGGAGATGGCATACACAATCTACgtgcccttctcctgcctgttGG GTGACATCATCCGGAAAATCATCCCCAACCACGAGCTGGTTGGGGAGCTGGCGGCGCTGTACTTGGAGAGCATCAGCCCCAGCAGTCGCAACCCTGCCAGCGTGgagcccaccatgcccggcaccgGGCCCGAGTGGGACCCCCATGGTGGGGGCTGCCCTCAGGATGACGGCCACTCAGGGACCTTTGGGAGCGTCCTGGTGGGGAACCGCATTCAGATCCCCAATGACTCTCGGCCTGAGAACCCCGGACCACTGGGCCCCATCTCGGGGGTGGGTGGCGGGGGCCTGGGCAGCGGGAGCGACGACAACGCCCTGAAGCAGGAGCTGCCGCGGAGCGTGCACGGGCTGAGCGGAAACTGGCTGGCGTACTGGCAGTACGAGATCGGCGTGAGCCAgcaggatgcccactttcacttcCACCAGATCCGCCTGCAGAGCTTCCCGGGCCACTCGGGGGCCGTCAAGTGCGTGGCACCCCTAAGCAGCGAGGACTTCTTCCTGAGCGGCAGCAAGGATCGTACCGTGCGCCTCTGGCCGCTGTACAACTACGGCGACGGGACCAGCGAGACGGCCCCACGCCTCGTCTACACCCAGCACCGCAAGAGCGTCTTCTTCGTGGGCCAGCTTGAGGCCCCGCAGCACGTGGTGAGCTGTGACGGGGCTGTGCACGTCTGGGACCCCTTCACAG